The Gemmatimonadaceae bacterium genome contains a region encoding:
- a CDS encoding DUF1572 family protein, with the protein MNSHFLDRSRYYLTQEYPVKIRQALREVPGTAIWRRENDSSNSIGNLLVHLTGNIRQWIVGGLGGLPVERDRSSEFARCDGPDSETLMLDLESIIHDADSVLATLSEPDLIRPFTIQGRETTGLAAIYHVVEHFAMHTGQIILLAKLHAPGRIRFYQDAGGTAIPLWGGNEGTSAASEGRH; encoded by the coding sequence ATGAATTCGCATTTCCTCGATCGATCCCGTTACTACCTCACGCAGGAGTATCCGGTCAAGATTCGCCAGGCGCTGCGCGAGGTTCCGGGTACCGCCATCTGGCGCCGCGAGAACGATAGCTCCAACAGCATTGGCAATCTCCTGGTTCATCTCACGGGCAACATTCGTCAGTGGATAGTCGGCGGGCTTGGCGGGCTTCCCGTCGAGCGCGACCGCTCGTCCGAGTTTGCCAGGTGCGACGGACCCGACTCCGAGACTCTCATGCTCGACCTTGAATCAATTATTCACGATGCGGACTCTGTCCTCGCGACGCTCAGCGAGCCCGACCTTATCCGTCCATTCACCATTCAGGGCAGGGAGACAACCGGACTGGCGGCCATCTACCATGTCGTCGAACACTTCGCCATGCACACCGGGCAAATCATCCTTCTCGCCAAGTTGCATGCCCCGGGGCGTATTCGTTTCTATCAAGACGCGGGAGGCACGGCGATCCCACTCTGGGGGGGTAACGAGGGAACATCAGCGGCATCCGAAGGTCGTCACTGA